The Phoenix dactylifera cultivar Barhee BC4 chromosome 12, palm_55x_up_171113_PBpolish2nd_filt_p, whole genome shotgun sequence genome has a window encoding:
- the LOC103695490 gene encoding laccase-22 has product MLSYVRALLLVAIMLPVLADGRTRKYKFNVAVKKVTRLCYTKPIVTVNGRFPGPTLYAEEGDNVLVEVVNNVKYNVTIHWHGVRQIRTGWADGPAYITQCPIQPGHSYVYNFTITGQRGTLFWHAHILWLRATVHGAIVVLPKPNVPYPFPAPQKEEVIILGEWWKSDTEAVINEALKSGLAPNVSDAHIINGHPGPMSDCPTSKGFQLTVDSGKTYLLRIVNAALNEELFFKVAGHQLTVVEVDACYTKPFKTDTILITPGQTTNVLLTADQGAGSYLVTASPFMDSPIAVDNKTAMATVHYTNSVATADLTTTNPPPQNATPVASKFIDSLRSLNSEQYPARVPLTVDHSLLFTVGLGVNPCPTCVNGSRVVADMNNVSFTMPTTAILQAHYFNISGVFADDFPGKPPIAFNYTGGGPKNMQTMSGTRVYRLAFNSTVQLVLQDTGIIAPENHPIHLHGFNFFAVGRGLGNYNPNTSPSKFNLVDPVERNTIGVPSGGWTAIRFQADNPGVWFMHCHLEVHTTWGLKMAFVVDNGEGPNESLIPPPNDLPPC; this is encoded by the exons atgCTGTCATATGTCAGAGCCTTGTTGCTGGTGGCGATCATGCTTCCAGTGCTCGCGGATGGGAGGACACGAAAATACAAGTTCAAT GTGGCGGTGAAAAAAGTGACCCGGCTCTGCTACACCAAACCCATCGTGACCGTGAACGGCCGATTCCCTGGCCCAACACTGTATGCTGAAGAAGGTGACAATGTGCTCGTCGAGGTCGTCAACAACGTCAAGTACAACGTTACCATCCACTG GCATGGAGTGAGGCAGATTCGAACTGGTTGGGCCGACGGACCGGCCTACATCACCCAGTGCCCAATTCAGCCAGGCCACAGCTACGTGTACAACTTCACCATCACGGGCCAGAGGGGCACCCTCTTCTGGCATGCGCACATCCTGTGGCTCAGGGCCACGGTTCACGGTGCCATCGTCGTCTTGCCCAAACCCAATGTTCCCTATCCTTTCCCCGCTCCACAAAAGGAGGAGGTCATCATCTTGG GTGAATGGTGGAAGTCGGACACCGAAGCCGTCATCAACGAGGCTCTGAAATCTGGTCTGGCGCCCAATGTTTCTGATGCTCACATAATCAACGGTCATCCAGGCCCTATGTCCGATTGTCCTACTTCCAAAG GGTTCCAGCTAACAGTGGACAGCGGCAAGACATACTTGCTCCGAATCGTCAACGCTGCTCTCAATGAGGAGCTCTTCTTCAAGGTGGCCGGCCACCAGCTGACCGTCGTCGAGGTCGACGCGTGCTACACCAAGCCCTTCAAGACCGACACCATACTCATCACTCCGGGCCAGACCACCAACGTCCTTCTCACCGCCGATCAAGGGGCCGGCAGCTACCTGGTCACCGCCTCCCCTTTCATGGACTCGCCGATCGCGGTGGACAACAAGACCGCCATGGCCACCGTGCACTACACCAACTCCGTGGCCACCGCCGACCTCACCACCACCAATCCACCACCTCAGAATGCGACCCCTGTCGCCTCCAAGTTCATCGATTCCCTCCGCAGCCTAAACTCCGAGCAGTATCCCGCCAGAGTGCCGTTGACGGTGGACCACTCCCTTCTCTTCACCGTGGGTCTTGGCGTCAACCCGTGCCCGACGTGCGTTAATGGGAGCCGGGTCGTGGCCGACATGAACAACGTAAGCTTCACCATGCCGACCACCGCCATCCTCCAAGCTCATTATTTCAACATAAGCGGGGTGTTCGCCGACGACTTCCCGGGAAAGCCGCCGATAGCTTTCAACTACACCGGCGGCGGCCCCAAAAACATGCAGACCATGAGCGGGACTCGGGTCTATCGCCTTGCTTTCAATTCCACGGTGCAACTGGTTCTCCAGGACACGGGCATTATAGCACCGGAGAACCACCCCATCCATCTGCATGGCTTCAATTTTTTCGCAGTCGGAAGGGGTCTCGGGAATTATAATCCAAATACGTCTCCCTCCAAGTTCAATCTTGTCGATCCCGTCGAAAGGAACACCATTGGAGTTCCCTCTGGGGGATGGACTGCCATAAGATTCCAGGCGGATAACCCAG GTGTTTGGTTCATGCACTGCCATTTGGAGGTGCACACGACGTGGGGGCTCAAGATGGCATTTGTGGTGGACAACGGGGAAGGACCGAACGAGTCTCTGATACCACCCCCAAACGACCTTCCACCTTGTTAA
- the LOC103695489 gene encoding transcription factor DIVARICATA isoform X2 has translation MVTSSWMEVLAQTTPYFPNSSWLLGPKRSGNWTQEENKLFEDALAHFDGDTPDRWEMVAAMIPGKSVQDIISHYKDLEEDVSHIEAGLIPFPGYSSSSFTLDWENSHRYEGSKPSYFVGAKRLGGRPDQERKKGVPWTEEEHKLFLLGLQKYGKGDWRNISRNFVHTRTPTQVASHAQKYFIRLNSGGRDKRRSSIHDITTVSLPNNGPPSPSQSSLLSLQSSSAANTATSDQFSVIGDSNQPNEAASVFSPSSHEFSILRYRAQECSSNKALA, from the exons ATGGTGACGAGCTCCTGGATGGAAGTTCTCGCTCAAACGACCCCGTACTTCCCCAACTCAAGTTGGCTTCTTGGCCCGAAGAGGAGCGGGAATTGGACCCAAGAGGAGAACAAGCTCTTCGAGGATGCCCTGGCGCACTTCGACGGGGACACCCCTGACCGATGGGAGATGGTGGCGGCCATGATCCCGGGGAAGTCGGTGCAGGATATCATATCCCATTACAAGGATTTGGAGGAGGACGTGAGCCACATAGAAGCTGGGCTAATCCCATTCCCCGGCTACAGCTCTTCGTCTTTTACGCTAGATTGGGAGAACAGCCATAGGTATGAAGGGTCGAAGCCATCCTACTTTGTGGGTGCAAAGAGGTTAGGAGGGAGGCCAGAtcaggagaggaagaagggagtCCCGTGGACTGAAGAGGAGCACAA GCTATTTCTACTGGGTCTCCAGAAATATGGGAAAGGGGATTGGAGAAACATATCACGGAATTTTGTCCACACCAGGACACCTACGCAAGTGGCTAGCCATGCGCAGAAGTATTTCATCAGGCTCAATTCAGGTGGAAGAGATAAGAGGAGGTCCAGCATCCATGACATCACCACCGTCAGCTTGCCGAACAATGGGCCTCCCTCGCCATCTCAGTCGTCCCTGCTTTCGCTGCAATCGAGTTCGGCTGCTAACACTGCAACCTCCGACCAGTTCTCGGTGATAGGCGATTCCAATCAGCCTAATGAAGCAGCTAGTGTCTTTAGCCCATCGTCGCATG AATTTTCCATTCTAAGGTACAGAGCTCAAGAATGTTCGAGCAACAAGGCATTAGCTTGA
- the LOC103695489 gene encoding transcription factor DIVARICATA isoform X1: MVTSSWMEVLAQTTPYFPNSSWLLGPKRSGNWTQEENKLFEDALAHFDGDTPDRWEMVAAMIPGKSVQDIISHYKDLEEDVSHIEAGLIPFPGYSSSSFTLDWENSHRYEGSKPSYFVGAKRLGGRPDQERKKGVPWTEEEHKLFLLGLQKYGKGDWRNISRNFVHTRTPTQVASHAQKYFIRLNSGGRDKRRSSIHDITTVSLPNNGPPSPSQSSLLSLQSSSAANTATSDQFSVIGDSNQPNEAASVFSPSSHGNQFMQPPHEVTSYGMKLSAQNSQRGNLREFSILRYRAQECSSNKALA; the protein is encoded by the exons ATGGTGACGAGCTCCTGGATGGAAGTTCTCGCTCAAACGACCCCGTACTTCCCCAACTCAAGTTGGCTTCTTGGCCCGAAGAGGAGCGGGAATTGGACCCAAGAGGAGAACAAGCTCTTCGAGGATGCCCTGGCGCACTTCGACGGGGACACCCCTGACCGATGGGAGATGGTGGCGGCCATGATCCCGGGGAAGTCGGTGCAGGATATCATATCCCATTACAAGGATTTGGAGGAGGACGTGAGCCACATAGAAGCTGGGCTAATCCCATTCCCCGGCTACAGCTCTTCGTCTTTTACGCTAGATTGGGAGAACAGCCATAGGTATGAAGGGTCGAAGCCATCCTACTTTGTGGGTGCAAAGAGGTTAGGAGGGAGGCCAGAtcaggagaggaagaagggagtCCCGTGGACTGAAGAGGAGCACAA GCTATTTCTACTGGGTCTCCAGAAATATGGGAAAGGGGATTGGAGAAACATATCACGGAATTTTGTCCACACCAGGACACCTACGCAAGTGGCTAGCCATGCGCAGAAGTATTTCATCAGGCTCAATTCAGGTGGAAGAGATAAGAGGAGGTCCAGCATCCATGACATCACCACCGTCAGCTTGCCGAACAATGGGCCTCCCTCGCCATCTCAGTCGTCCCTGCTTTCGCTGCAATCGAGTTCGGCTGCTAACACTGCAACCTCCGACCAGTTCTCGGTGATAGGCGATTCCAATCAGCCTAATGAAGCAGCTAGTGTCTTTAGCCCATCGTCGCATGGTAATCAGTTTATGCAGCCACCTCATGAAGTTACTTCATATGGGATGAAATTATCAGCTCAAAATTCTCAAAGAGGCAATCTTCGAG AATTTTCCATTCTAAGGTACAGAGCTCAAGAATGTTCGAGCAACAAGGCATTAGCTTGA